One Triticum dicoccoides isolate Atlit2015 ecotype Zavitan chromosome 4B, WEW_v2.0, whole genome shotgun sequence genomic window carries:
- the LOC119292840 gene encoding amino acid transporter AVT1I-like: MEEHKTNGLGATASPLGEPLLTATGKRADRDAEAQLPPYRSAGASFSRTCLNLTNAVSGIGVLSMPYAVSRGGWLSLALFALVGAVCYYTGTLIGRCMRADGSVATYPDVGQLAFGAAGRRTVALFMYVELYLVAISFLVLEGDNLDKLFPGAGVELPAGYWLRGKQLFIVLAGAVVLPTTWLKNLGVLAYVSALGLVASAALTASLIWAGVSESGFRGSGNVLNLAGLPTSLGLYFVCFTGHAVFPTIYSSMRNRERFSQVLLFSSVLCSINYGFTAVLGYLIYGDDVQSQVTLNLPSGRLYTKIAIVMTLINPLTKYALLVAPITSAIEERFSLARSGSARVAISTAVLVSTVAVASMVPFFGFLMSFIGSFLSVMATVFFPCLCYLNIYKAKGLSRVEVAAIVAILLLGAFVAITGTYTSLLDIIGTF; the protein is encoded by the coding sequence ATGGAAGAGCACAAGACGAATGGCCTCGGTGCGACGGCGAGCCCCCTCGGCGAGCCTCTTCTCACGGCCACGGGGAAACGAGCTGACCGCGACGCCGAGGCGCAGCTCCCTCCGTATCGCAGCGCCGGCGCCTCCTTCTCCAGGAcgtgcctcaacctcaccaacgccgTCTCGGGCATCGGGGTGCTCTCCATGCCCTACGCGGTGTCGCGGGGCGGGTGGCTCAGCCTGGCACTCTTCGCCCTCGTCGGCGCCGTCTGCTACTACACCGGCACGCTCATAGGGCGCTGCATGCGCGCCGACGGCTCCGTCGCCACCTACCCGGACGTCGGCCAGCTGGCCTTCGGCGCCGCTGGCCGGAGAACCGTCGCCCTGTTCATGTACGTGGAGCTCTACCTCGTCGCCATCAGCTTCCTGGTCCTCGAGGGCGACAACCTCGACAAGCTCTTCCCCGGCGCCGGCGTGGAGCTGCCCGCCGGCTACTGGCTGCGCGGGAAGCAGCTCTTCATCGTCCTGGCCGGCGCCGTCGTGCTGCCCACCACCTGGCTCAAGAACCTCGGCGTGCTCGCCTACGTGTCGGCGCTCGGGCTCGTCGCGTCCGCGGCCTTGACGGCGTCGCTTATCTGGGCCGGCGTCTCTGAGTCCGGGTTCCGCGGGAGCGGCAACGTCCTCAACCTCGCCGGCCTGCCCACCTCTCTCGGCCTCTACTTCGTCTGCTTCACCGGCCATGCCGTCTTTCCAACGATATACTCGTCCATGAGGAACCGCGAGCGCTTCTCCCAAGTGCTGCTCTTCTCCTCGGTGCTCTGTAGCATCAACTACGGGTTCACGGCGGTGCTGGGCTACCTCATATACGGAGACGACGTGCAGTCGCAGGTGACGCTCAACCTGCCATCGGGGAGGCTCTACACCAAGATCGCCATCGTCATGACTCTCATCAACCCGCTGACCAAGTACGCGCTGCTCGTCGCGCCCATCACGTCGGCGATCGAGGAGAGGTTCTCGCTCGCGCGGAGTGGGTCGGCGAGGGTGGCCATCAGCACCGCCGTTCTCGTCAGCACGGTCGCGGTGGCGTCCATGGTGCCGTTCTTCGGGTTCCTCATGTCCTTCATCGGTTCCTTCCTCAGCGTCATGGCCACAGTCTTCTTTCCCTGCCTCTGCTACCTCAACATCTACAAAGCCAAAGGCCTTAGCCGTGTCGAGGTCGCCGCGATCGTCGCCATCCTGCTGCTCGGGGCGTTCGTTGCCATCACTGGCACCTACACTTCTTTGTTGGACATCATAGGCACTTTCTAA